The Pogona vitticeps strain Pit_001003342236 chromosome 6, PviZW2.1, whole genome shotgun sequence genome contains a region encoding:
- the FIGNL1 gene encoding fidgetin-like protein 1 isoform X3, whose translation MQTSIPHGIHLSEWQKNYFAVTSDTSTPEEKADACRSQILRIQYAWANSEIPEICAANLFKKYTEKYSAVIDSDNVETGLNNYAKNIVTSAKCQQNDSDKWQSAFTTSNVMELKCVQELMKAGKKLENPLKAQASITIDKEVIASVSSSHPKIVLSSGNGESVFGAGSSNCLDTVADTLERAPALTFHQISNLSSSKAGMSPVPVSDVSDTPFAAQLFRNGDSAVNISLLLKNNSPVGQSSAFPAHSAFPEGMSNLGKRKTCFVSSEECSNISSDSIPGEGKTFSWSGKKNSENKVSGFKSAKEQFWVDQQKKHQNQPHHTSLPAYGYTKKSLGAARPRGPFSKFVSPVPKQDGNGHTGMPCKAFGNGATERVQPVDERLKNIDAKMIELVMHEIIDHGPPVNWDDIAGVEFAKATIKEIVVWPMLRPDIFTGLRGPPKGILLFGPPGTGKTLIGKCIASQSGATFFSISASSLTSKWVGEGEKMVRALFAVARCQQPAVIFIDEIDSLLSQRGDGEHESSRRIKTEFLVQLDGATTSSEDRILVVGATNRPQEIDEAARRRLVKRLYIPLPNASARRQIVSRLMSKEHCSLTEEEIDIIVQKSEGFSGADMTQLCREASLGPIRSLQSVDIATITPDQVRRIVFQDFDSALKTVRPSVSSKDLEMYDMWNQTFGCGR comes from the coding sequence ATGCAGACCAGTATCCCTCATGGCATACACCTGAGTGAATGGCAGAAGAATTACTTTGCTGTAACCTCTGACACCAGCACACCGGAAGAGAAGGCAGATGCATGTCGTTCACAGATTTTACGCATTCAGTATGCCTGGGCAAATTCTGAAATCCCCGAAATTTGTGCTGCCAACCTATTCAAAAAATATACAGAGAAGTATTCTGCAGTTATTGACTCTGACAATGTAGAAACGGGATTGAATAACTATGCTAAAAACATTGTGACTTCGGCAAAATGCCAGCAAAATGACAGTGATAAATGGCAATCTGCTTTTACAACAAGTAATGTGATGGAATTGAAATGTGTGCAGGAGTTGATGAAAGCTGGCAAAAAGTTAGAGAACCCTCTGAAGGCACAAGCTAGCATAACCATTGATAAGGAGGTCATTGCCTCTGTTTCTTCAAGTCATCCTAAAATTGTTCTCTCGAGTGGTAATGGTGAATCTGTGTTTGGGGCTGGCTCATCAAATTGCCTAGATACAGTAGCAGATACTCTTGAAAGAGCCCCAGCTTTGACATTTCATCAAATCAGTAATCTTTCCTCATCCAAAGCAGGAATGTCACCTGTGCCTGTAAGTGATGTATCTGATACTCCTTTTGCCGCTCAATTATTTAGAAATGGTGACTCAGCAGTTAATATTAGTCTGCTGCTTAAAAATAATTCTCCTGTTGGACAAAGTTCAGCCTTTCCTGCTCACTCTGCCTTTCCCGAAGGAATGAGCAACctgggaaaaaggaaaacatgtttTGTGTCCAGTGAGGAATGCAGTAATATTTCTTCTGATTCCATTCCTGGTGAAGGTAAGACATTTTCATGGAGTGGAAAGAAAAACAGTGAGAACAAAGTCTCTGGTTTCAAATCTGCAAAAGAACAGTTCTGGGTAGACCAACaaaagaaacaccaaaatcaACCCCACCATACCTCATTACCAGCTTATGGTTATACAAAAAAGTCTTTGGGAGCAGCAAGGCCTCGGGGTCCATTTTCAAAGTTTGTATCTCCAGTGCCAAAACAAGATGGAAATGGACATACGGGAATGCCATGCAAAGCTTTTGGAAATGGAGCTACTGAGCGAGTTCAACCAGTAGATGAACGGTTGAAGAATATAGATGCAAAAATGATAGAACTTGTTATGCATGAAATCATAGACCATGGACCTCCAGTAAACTGGGATGACATTGCCGGAgttgagtttgcaaaagcaaCTATCAAGGAGATAGTAGTATGGCCTATGTTGAGACCCGATATTTTTACTGGATTACGAGGCCCTCCAAAAGGAATTCTATTGTTTGGCCCTCCTGGTACAGGGAAGACACTCATTGGCAAATGTATTGCATCTCAATCTGGGGCCACATTTTTTAGTATCAGTGCCTCTTCATTGACCTCCAAGTGGGTAGGTGAGGGAGAAAAGATGGTCCGTGCATTGTTTGCTGTAGCACGATGCCAGCAACCAGCGGTGATTTTCATTGATGAAATTGATTCTCTTTTGTCCCAGCGTGGTGATGGGGAACATGAATCTTccagaagaataaaaacagagtTCTTAGTCCAGTTAGATGGAGCAACTACCTCTTCTGAAGACCGCATACTTGTTGTAGGAGCAACTAACCGTCCACAAGAGATCGATGAGGCTGCCCGAAGGAGACTGGTAAAGAGACTCTACATCCCACTTCCTAATGCTTCTGCCAGGAGGCAGATAGTGTCTCGTTTGATGTCAAAGGAACACTGTTCTTTAACAGAAGAGGAAATAGATATCATTGTTCAAAAATCAGAGGGATTTTCTGGGGCTGACATGACTCAGCTTTGTCGTGAAGCTTCTCTAGGCCCTATCCGCAGCCTTCAGTCTGTTGACATTGCAACCATCACACCCGATCAAGTGCGGCGTATTGTCTTTCAAGATTTTGACAGTGCTTTGAAAACTGTTCGTCCCAGTGTATCTTCTAAAGATTTGGAAATGTATGATATGTGGAATCAAACATTTGGCTGTGGAAGATAA
- the FIGNL1 gene encoding fidgetin-like protein 1 isoform X2, whose translation MATPTEEAGMSRFAARSFEPAAFSAWFSALIMQTSIPHGIHLSEWQKNYFAVTSDTSTPEEKADACRSQILRIQYAWANSEIPEICAANLFKKYTEKYSAVIDSDNVETGLNNYAKNIVTSAKCQQNDSDKWQSAFTTSNVMELKCVQELMKAGKKLENPLKAQASITIDKEVIASVSSSHPKIVLSSGNGESVFGAGSSNCLDTVADTLERAPALTFHQISNLSSSKAGMSPVPVSDVSDTPFAAQLFRNGDSAVNISLLLKNNSPVGQSSAFPAHSAFPEGMSNLGKRKTCFVSSEECSNISSDSIPGEGKTFSWSGKKNSENKVSGFKSAKEQFWVDQQKKHQNQPHHTSLPAYGYTKKSLGAARPRGPFSKFVSPVPKQDGNGHTGMPCKAFGNGATERVQPVDERLKNIDAKMIELVMHEIIDHGPPVNWDDIAGVEFAKATIKEIVVWPMLRPDIFTGLRGPPKGILLFGPPGTGKTLIGKCIASQSGATFFSISASSLTSKWVGEGEKMVRALFAVARCQQPAVIFIDEIDSLLSQRGDGEHESSRRIKTEFLVQLDGATTSSEDRILVVGATNRPQEIDEAARRRLVKRLYIPLPNASARRQIVSRLMSKEHCSLTEEEIDIIVQKSEGFSGADMTQLCREASLGPIRSLQSVDIATITPDQVRRIVFQDFDSALKTVRPSVSSKDLEMYDMWNQTFGCGR comes from the coding sequence ATCATGCAGACCAGTATCCCTCATGGCATACACCTGAGTGAATGGCAGAAGAATTACTTTGCTGTAACCTCTGACACCAGCACACCGGAAGAGAAGGCAGATGCATGTCGTTCACAGATTTTACGCATTCAGTATGCCTGGGCAAATTCTGAAATCCCCGAAATTTGTGCTGCCAACCTATTCAAAAAATATACAGAGAAGTATTCTGCAGTTATTGACTCTGACAATGTAGAAACGGGATTGAATAACTATGCTAAAAACATTGTGACTTCGGCAAAATGCCAGCAAAATGACAGTGATAAATGGCAATCTGCTTTTACAACAAGTAATGTGATGGAATTGAAATGTGTGCAGGAGTTGATGAAAGCTGGCAAAAAGTTAGAGAACCCTCTGAAGGCACAAGCTAGCATAACCATTGATAAGGAGGTCATTGCCTCTGTTTCTTCAAGTCATCCTAAAATTGTTCTCTCGAGTGGTAATGGTGAATCTGTGTTTGGGGCTGGCTCATCAAATTGCCTAGATACAGTAGCAGATACTCTTGAAAGAGCCCCAGCTTTGACATTTCATCAAATCAGTAATCTTTCCTCATCCAAAGCAGGAATGTCACCTGTGCCTGTAAGTGATGTATCTGATACTCCTTTTGCCGCTCAATTATTTAGAAATGGTGACTCAGCAGTTAATATTAGTCTGCTGCTTAAAAATAATTCTCCTGTTGGACAAAGTTCAGCCTTTCCTGCTCACTCTGCCTTTCCCGAAGGAATGAGCAACctgggaaaaaggaaaacatgtttTGTGTCCAGTGAGGAATGCAGTAATATTTCTTCTGATTCCATTCCTGGTGAAGGTAAGACATTTTCATGGAGTGGAAAGAAAAACAGTGAGAACAAAGTCTCTGGTTTCAAATCTGCAAAAGAACAGTTCTGGGTAGACCAACaaaagaaacaccaaaatcaACCCCACCATACCTCATTACCAGCTTATGGTTATACAAAAAAGTCTTTGGGAGCAGCAAGGCCTCGGGGTCCATTTTCAAAGTTTGTATCTCCAGTGCCAAAACAAGATGGAAATGGACATACGGGAATGCCATGCAAAGCTTTTGGAAATGGAGCTACTGAGCGAGTTCAACCAGTAGATGAACGGTTGAAGAATATAGATGCAAAAATGATAGAACTTGTTATGCATGAAATCATAGACCATGGACCTCCAGTAAACTGGGATGACATTGCCGGAgttgagtttgcaaaagcaaCTATCAAGGAGATAGTAGTATGGCCTATGTTGAGACCCGATATTTTTACTGGATTACGAGGCCCTCCAAAAGGAATTCTATTGTTTGGCCCTCCTGGTACAGGGAAGACACTCATTGGCAAATGTATTGCATCTCAATCTGGGGCCACATTTTTTAGTATCAGTGCCTCTTCATTGACCTCCAAGTGGGTAGGTGAGGGAGAAAAGATGGTCCGTGCATTGTTTGCTGTAGCACGATGCCAGCAACCAGCGGTGATTTTCATTGATGAAATTGATTCTCTTTTGTCCCAGCGTGGTGATGGGGAACATGAATCTTccagaagaataaaaacagagtTCTTAGTCCAGTTAGATGGAGCAACTACCTCTTCTGAAGACCGCATACTTGTTGTAGGAGCAACTAACCGTCCACAAGAGATCGATGAGGCTGCCCGAAGGAGACTGGTAAAGAGACTCTACATCCCACTTCCTAATGCTTCTGCCAGGAGGCAGATAGTGTCTCGTTTGATGTCAAAGGAACACTGTTCTTTAACAGAAGAGGAAATAGATATCATTGTTCAAAAATCAGAGGGATTTTCTGGGGCTGACATGACTCAGCTTTGTCGTGAAGCTTCTCTAGGCCCTATCCGCAGCCTTCAGTCTGTTGACATTGCAACCATCACACCCGATCAAGTGCGGCGTATTGTCTTTCAAGATTTTGACAGTGCTTTGAAAACTGTTCGTCCCAGTGTATCTTCTAAAGATTTGGAAATGTATGATATGTGGAATCAAACATTTGGCTGTGGAAGATAA